The following coding sequences lie in one Xyrauchen texanus isolate HMW12.3.18 chromosome 25, RBS_HiC_50CHRs, whole genome shotgun sequence genomic window:
- the LOC127618437 gene encoding troponin T, cardiac muscle isoforms-like — FGSEVQEEEQEEEQEEEEEQEEVQHEKEEEEEAEAEEETTQEQVGEEETEDGGEEAKPKFLKPFMLPNLVPPKIPDGERVDFDDIHRKRMEKDLNELQTLIEAHFENRKKEEEELISLTDRIEKRRSERAEQQRIRSEREKERQKRVEEERARKEDEEAKKRADDDAKKKKTLTSLHFGGYMQKTERRGGKKQTEREKKKKILSDRRKPLDIDNANDSGLREKAKELLSCVRQLEADKFELQYQYTRQKYEINVLRNRVSDHLKTSKRTKRGLRK; from the exons aggaggaagaggaggcagAGGCAGAGGAGGAGACCACTCAGGAACAGG tgGGAGAAGAAGAGACAGAAGATGGTGGAG AGGAGGCCAAGCCTAAATTCCTGAA ACCTTTTATGTTGCCAAACCTGGTGCCCCCAAAGATTCCAGATGGAGAAAGAGTTGATTTTGAT GATATCCATCGGAAGCGCATGGAGAAGGACCTGAATGAGCTGCAGACACTGATTGAAGCTCATTTTGAAAACCGTAAGAAAGAGGAGGAGGAACTTATCAGCCTTACAGACAGGATT GAGAAACGACGTTCCGAGCGAGCTGAGCAACAAAGGATCCGTAGCGAACGTGAGAAGGAACGACAGAAGCGTGTGGAG GAGGAAAGAGCTCGGAAAGAAGATGAGGAAGCCAAAAAAAGGGCAGACGATGATGCTAAGAAGAAGAAAACACTCACCAGTTTGCACTTTGGCGGTTACATGCAGAAG ACAGAGAGACGGGGTGGAAAGAAGCAAactgagagagagaagaaaaagaagattCTGAGTGATCGCCGCAAACCTCTGGACATCGACAATGCCAACGACTCAGGTCTCAG GGAAAAAGCCAAGGAACTGTTGAGCTGTGTGCGTCAACTAGAGGCCGATAAGTTTGAGTTACAGTACCAGTATACCAGACAGAAATATGAA ATCAATGTCTTGAGAAACAGAGTCAGTGACCACCTGAAAAC GTCAAAGAGAACCAAGAGAGGCCTAAGGAAGTGA